The following are encoded in a window of Penaeus monodon isolate SGIC_2016 chromosome 9, NSTDA_Pmon_1, whole genome shotgun sequence genomic DNA:
- the LOC119576968 gene encoding AT-rich interactive domain-containing protein 5B-like: MTNHKIQFVGSPCGHHGNYTFYKAFKYTLHGKQRILSLGEFFFVRIWEEEDIVSVGEAQLLWEDRSSGQILVSLRIYFLPENTPDGRCEEHGEVRKTLHEFCE; this comes from the exons ATGACTAATCACAAGATTCAG tTTGTGGGCTCGCCCTGTGGCCACCACGGCAATTACACGTTCTACAAAGCTTTCAAATACACACTCCATGGCAAACAGCGGATATTGTCCTTGGGCGAGTTCTTCTTCGTCAGGATTTGGGAGGAGGAAGACATCGTGTCCGTAGGCGAGGCTCAGTTACTGTGGGAGGATCGCTCTTCCGGACAGATCCTCGTCTCGCTCAGGATCTACTTCCTTCCGGAGAACACGCCGGACGGGAGATGCGAGGAACACGGAGAG